CGAGCTCGGGAGGGACAAGGTTGCTGTTGACGCTAGACATCAACACCTCGAGAAGCTGCTCAGCAACCCGTCTTCTCTTCATTCCAGCTATGCTCAGCTACGTAGAAATCGCAATATAACGTTGTTGAACGACTCCGCCTTCTCCTCGTGAACGCTGTGTCCAGCATCGGGTTCGACATGTATCTCGGCTCCGATTTTCTGAGCCAGCTCCAAGTTTTTCTGAAACGGCACCACATTATCCATTCCGCCGAGGACAAACAATTTCGGGCACCTGATATCGTAAACGGAATCCGTTCGAAACTCACGCCATATATTGCCCGCTTCAACCAAAACAGGTCCAGCCCTCTTAACAGACTCGTAGTAGCCCTCTACAGCCTCATCATCCAAGGCACTCTTGTCAACATAGATGTTGCTCAGAACGCGTTTTATGAAATATTTTCTGACGAATAACCGGGTTATCAAGACGCTGAAGAACCTGTTCCGAGCCAGCTCCATCGCCAAGGGCCTGCGGCCATCATCTCCTCCCAACAAGCTCGGATTAACCAGGACAAGCCTCTCAACCTTCTCAGGATATTTCACCGCTATGTGCGCCGAAATGGCTCCACCCATAGAGTGACCCACCAGGCCAAACTTCTCTACACCAAGTCTACCAAGCGTCTTCATCAAAATGTCTGTAACAGATGAAAGGCTAATACCTGTCGGAGGCCTCTTTGACAGCCCGAAGCCGGGAAGGTCCAGCGCCAACGCTCTGAAATGTTGGGAGATCACGGGCAGTGTTTTGCGCCAGCTAAAGGAGGAGGCGGCCCATCCATGAAGAAACACAACAGGCTGCCCAACACCCCGCATAACATAGAAAATGTTCACACCATCCACGTCTATCGAAGAACCCATGGCCACATGCTCAGACCAGCTGACCAACCCAGATAACCAACACCCACAATCCAGGTATAAAACGGTTCCTAATAGCCGGCAAGAGGAAGGCGAAAAAAATATATGCTCACCCTATGAATTGAAACTAATGTCGGGGTTCATCTCCCCGCGTTCAAGAATCAAGGGCACGGTCTCGCCAAACGCATATGTGTTTGGTGCGACGGAAATAGGGGAAGCCACGTTTGTGGACGATATGGTTACAATAGGTTTTCCATCTCGCCACCGTCTTCTACAAGCCATCGAAAAGAGAATCGCAGGCAACAACTCGGTCATGGAGGACGCGAGCCTGGGCAGCTTCATCGGCCCGGGATGTTTGATAAGGAGAGGATGCATAATCTATGACGAGGTCATTATCGAGGGCGATGTGGAGCTTGGACACAACGTGTTGATTCGCTCGGGGACGATGATTCGGGCCGGCTCCAGGATAGGCAGCGGCTCGATGCTGGATGGGACAGTGTTGGTTGGCCGCGGTGTCAACATACAGTCCAACGTCTACATTCCACACCTTACAAAAATTATGGACAACGTCTTTATTGGACCCAACGTTGTGATGACCAACGACCCTTACCCCGTGGGCTCGCCTCTGAAGGGGCCCACCATAGCTACAGGGGCAATAATTGGAGCGGGTGCAGTGATTCTTCCGGGTGTTGAAGTGGGTGAAGGCGCTGTGGTGGGCGCGGGTTCTGTTGTTACGCGGAACGTTCCGCCTAGAGTGGTTGTCTTCGGAAACCCTGCAAAATATGCCTATGACGTGGATGAATACAATAGGAAGAAGCAGGCATACCTGAAGAAATGAACACCTATTCTCAAAACCTTAAAAACAACCTCGCGTCTAAGAAATCAGGTGAGGCTGAGGAGTAAATAATGGCCGAAATATGTGCTACATGCGGTCTACCAAAATCGATATGCGTTTGCGAAACAATAAGCCGGGAGCAGCAGCGTGTCAAGATTAAGCTTGAGCTGAGAAAATGGAACAAACCCACAACAGTAATCGAGGGGCTGAACGGCAGCAAAAAAGATTTGCAGGAGATAGCTTCGAAGCTAAAGTCTACTCTAGCATGCGGCGGTGTGGTGAAGGACGGGGTGATTCTGCTGCAGGGCGACCATCGCGAAAGAGTCAGAAAAGCGTTGGTGGACCTTGGGCTTTCTGAAGAAAATATAGAGGTAATTTAGGCTGCCACTGTTTCTAGAACGTCTTTGAGACCCTTGAACCGGTTTCGCACAGTCACTTCGGTGACTCCGGCCGCTTTCGCTATGTCTTTTTGTGTAAGATTTTGTGTGGTTTCTTGACAGGCCATGTAGAGGGCGGCCGCCGCTATTCCGACGGGGTCTTTGCCTACGGTGGCTTTACGTTTGACCGCCTCATTCAGCAGACGGATGGCCTCTTGGACAGTTCTCTGGTCCAGCCCAACCTTGGCCGCAATCTTGTTAACGTATATCGACGGGTCCGCAACCGGGACTTTCAACCCAAGATGCTTCAGCAACAGCCTGTAGCCCTGTGCGATGGTTTTTCGCTTGACGGCTGGGTAGCTGCGTTCAAATTCTCGAAGGTCCCTGGGTGTGCCCAGCATCCTGCATGCGGCGTAGGTGGCTGCAGCCATGATGGATTTAATGGACCTTCCTCTCACGAGACCTGCTCTAAGGGCTCTTCTATAGATGAGCATAGCTCTTTCTGCAACTGTCTGCGACAGCCTTAGCTTATCGACATATATCTGAAGAATGTTCACAGCTTGCTGCAAGTTTCTTGTTTCGCTCGAGTTTATCTGAGACGTGGCGTCAAGCTTCTTCAGCCTGATCATCTTCTCCCGTGTCTCTTTCGAGAGTTTGCGGCCTGAAGCGTCCTCATCCACACCCTCTATTACCGTTGAGAGACCATGGTCCCTATACATAGGTGAGAGAGGAGCTCCTACTCTGCTTCTGCTCCCCTCCTCGTCTTCAAGGTTTCTCCACTCGGGGCCCATGTCCACATCTTTTTCCTGTATGACGAACCCGCAGACCGAGCAGGTAATCTCACCGGTTCTCTGGTCCGTTACCAGCATCTCGTTCCCACACTCGGGACATAGTGCGACTTCTTTCCAAGTTTTTCTAACCAACTTTTATCACCTTTTTCAGACGTATAGGAGAGGAGTTTTTCATCCTCTCGCTATAAGTCTTTCGCTTATTACATCAGCAAAGCAATATATAAATATTATGCACCCAAATGAGATAAATAGCCACACCCAGCAAAATCTACCAAGTTGATAAAGATTTTCAACACATACTCACGCAGCCTCGAGGTTTTCGAGCCCCATCTCCCCGGACACGTCACCATGTATGTATGCGGACCCACAGTATACGATGTAGCACATCTGGGTCATGCGCGGACTTACGTGGCTTTTGACGCAGTTATACGTTTTCTCGAGTTCATGGGATATCGTGTCAAGTATGCACGGAACGTGACGGACGTGGGTCATCTGCGTGAAACTGGTGAGGACAGGATGATTGTGGGGGCGGAGCGGCTGAGGAAGCATCCTATGGAAGTTGCAGACAAGTATATGATGGAGTTTTTCAGAGACATGGATGCTCTCGGGATAAGAAGGCCCGACATCCAGCCCAGAGCAAGTATGCACATCCCCGAAATCATAGAAGCTGTCGAGAAACTGGTCGACAAAGGCTACGGCTACGTCATCGACGGAAGCGTCTACTTCGACATCAGCAAATTCCCCGACTATGGAAAGCTCTCCAACATAAAACCCGAGGAGCTGCTCATGCACCGCATCGACCCTGACCCACGGAAAAAACATCCCGCAGACTTTGCACTCTGGAAAGAGTCACCGCCGTCTTACCCATTCTCATGGAAAACACCTTGGGGGAGAGGTTTTCCGGGATGGCATATAGAGTGCTCGATAATGAGCATGAAGTACTTGGGTGAGCAGATAGACATACACGGAGGCGGCCAGGAGCTGATTTTCCCACATCATGAAAACGAGATAGCCCAGTCAGAGGCCTTGACGGGTAAGAAACCCTTCGTCAAATACTGGATGCACACCGGTGAGCTGACGGTGGGAGGCCGAGGCATGCACAAGAGCTACGGAAACTTCATCACCATACAGGATGCGCTCAAAACATATCCATCCGACGTGCTGCGCCTCTTCATACTTTCCGCACACTACCGGACTCCTCTGGACTATTCCGAGAAAGCGATGGAGCAAGCGGCGGAAAACTTCGACAAGATCACAAACTTTTACGAGAACCTGTCACTCATAGCCGAAGAGGATAGAGACAAACCCCGCGACCCATCACTCGACGAGCTCGGCGATGTTTTCAAACAAAGTTTCATAGAAGCTATGTCGGAAGACTTCAATACACCCAACGCGCTCGCAATCGTTTACGACTTTATGAAAAAGGTCAACACGAGGTTGGACGACATCGGACACGAGCAGGCGGCCCATCTGCGGCAGCTCTTTCTCGAGACATGTAGGGTCCTTGGACTGCTTCAGAAAATTGAGCGGAGAAGCTCCGCAGCCGAGGTCATGGAGTTCGTAAAGACACTAGTCGAGGTCCGTAGAGAATTACGAAAAAGAGGCATGTATGACCTGGCGGACAGAATTAGAAACATGTTGGCTGAACGCGGCATCGTCGTCGAGGACACCAAGGAGGGCGAGAGAATAAGGATAGTGAGGTAGATGAGACGTGAAGGCTGTTTTGCTTTCGGGAGGCTATGGTAAACGTCTCAAGCCCTTGACAGAGTCTCTTCCAAAGCCTTTACTCGAGGTCGCGGGCAAGCCAATTATTGTTTGGCAAATTGAGTGGCTAAAAAAACATGGCATAGACGAGTTTATCGTCTGCGTCGGCTATTTGCGTGAGAAGATCATCGAGACGCTTGGCAGCGGGCATAGGCTCGGTGTAAAAATCGGCTACTCTGTGGAGGACGAGCCTCTCGGCACGGGAGGGGCTCTTAAGAACGCTGAGCATCTGCTGAAATCTGACAAAGTTTTTCTCGTCCTCAACGGCGATGTTCTCACAACCCTGAACCCGCTCAAACTAATCGACAGCCTCGGTTCATCGATTGCATGCATGGCTTTGACCCGTCTCCCATCGCCCTACGGGATAGTGGAGTTTGATAGGGAAACCCGTTTGGTGAAAAGGTTTGAGGAGAAGCCGCGGCTTCCTAACTACATCAACGCAGGTGTCTACGCATTCACGGCAGATGTTTTAAGCTATCTGCCCGAGCAGGGAGACCTCGAGAAACAAACTTTCCCACGTCTCGTGGAGAAAAAAGCCTTGATGGCTGTTTTGTATGAGGACGATGATTGGATAAGCATCGACAGCCACAAAGACCTTGAGGAAGCCAAGCGTGTGGTGGCGAAGTTTAGCCAGTTAAAGGAAGCTTCACAACCATGACGTAGGCGTCTTCACCGTCGGCGTAGTAACGTCGCTGCACCTCTTTGACGACAAACCCGATTTTCCTGTAGAGCTTAATGGCGACGTGGTTGCTGACACGGACTTCTAGAAACGCCTCCTCACATCCATAATCGTTTGCGAGAGAGTAGAGAGCTCGGCGAATAAGCTGTTCCCCGATACCTCTGTTCCGATAATTGGGTAGAACAGCCACTGAAACAATATGGCCAGCTCGGCGAATCTTGAGGAAATCGATTTTTGAGAAGACGCGTTCAACCCTGCACATTATGTAGCCGACCAGCTTGTCGCCTACCTCAGCGACCCAGAAAGCCTTTGGATAATCTTTGGCAAGCTCATCAAAAAAGCTGTAGGTATAGTTCTCGGGGAGACAGAGCCTGTTGATGTTCATGACATCTATTAAATCGGTTTGAGTAACATTCCGAAACACGACATCGATGTCGCCCTGCTTGGAGGCTTGCTGCATTCATTTTCGCGTATTACCGCTCTCATTTAAGAGTTTAGCTACACCAAGACAACAAGCTCCCGAGGAGACGTAGGCCTGTATGCGAGCATCTGTCCAAGACCCCGTGAAACATAAAGCCTCTTGTTTCCCCAGCTGTACCATCCCCTTGTATACCTAGAGTTGCTGAGTAGCGTGACGCCGTTGATGACTATGCCGCCGTGGGTGTGGCCTGCGAATATTAAGCAGTCTCCTGAAACGCTGTCGGCGACGTGTGGGTCGTGTGCAAAAACCAACCCATTAGCCTTAAACGGTTCGTAGCTTCTGTTGTCACGCCAATCGATTCCATGTATTTTGCCGAGGTAACGGCTCTCAGCAACGCTCCTCACCTCTCTATACCCCATGGCCCGCAGGTTTTCACGGAGCCATTCATCGTATCCGCTCCAGTAATCATGATTGCCCAGCACGAAGAACTTCTCAGAACCCGGTAGCTCGGATAGAAATCTTCTTACATAGCCGAGGTCTGTTGTGAGCTCGTCAACCATATCGCCGCCCAGAACAACAGCATCAGGCTCCTCTCGGTCGAGTACAGAAAGTAATTGGCTGGTTTGGATGTTTTCGCTGTGTATGTGCAGGTCTGGTAGGAAGACGGCTTTGGCCCCGAGCCCGATGTCGATGACGGTTTTGTCGAGACGCTGTGAATTGTCTGTGATGAAGAAAGCGGCGGAGCCTGCGAGCATAATTGACGTGATGACGTCTCTTCTCCTCAATCTCTTTCCATGTTTTTATTGTGGGGAATTTAGGGTTTGGTGATGCATGTTCTCCAGCATATCTAACACAGTTACCGAGTCGAGGTTTTTCGTTATGCCGCATGATAGTAACGCGATTGGCAGGCTGCATGGAGGTGTGTTGATGGAGTGGATGGTTTCGGCGGCTGCCCTTTGCGGGGTCAGGTTCAGCAAGGGCGAAGTGGTGTTGGCGGCGTTGGACGACCTCTTCTTCATGAACCCGGTCTCCGTCGGCGACATGGTTGTGGTCAAGGCATGGGTCGAATATTCAGGTCATTCATCGATGGAGGTCGGGGTCTCAGCCTACGCATATCCAAGAATCGTCGGAGAACCCATGCTCACCACCACATCGCACATGGTTTTTGTAGCAGTCGATAGAACAGGTTCACCAAGGCCCCTACCCACAAAAATCAAACCCACAAAAGAAGAGGAGCAGCTCTATTCGTTGGCCGAGAAAAGAGCTGAGAAAAGAAGAAAAATGCTTAGCGACAGAAAAGCTATGAGCCTCGACATATCGGAGTATGGTCCTGACGCCCGTTTCAGGATGAAGTCCTCACATCTGGTTGCCTCCTCTGATGCTACGATGGGGGGAATAATGTCGGGAGGAAAGCTGCTACATCTTCTCGACGAGATGGCTGGTGCTGTGGCTATTTCCTATGCGAGGACCGTTGCTGTCACAGGGGCCGTTGACTCAACAAGCTTCCACTATCCTATACGGCAGGGAAGCATCGTCGATGTTGAGCTGGTATTAACGGGAGTGGGCAGGTCCTCTGCAGAGGTTGCCGCAAAAGTCATCACGGAAAACCCATCCAGCGGTGTGAGAAGACACGCGGCCACAACCTTTTTCACCATGGTCGCAGTTGACTCGGCTGGAAAACCAGTGCCCATGCCGCCTTTTGAGCCGTCTAACGAAGGCGAAGAAAAGAGGTTGAGGGAAATGAGGACTAGACGCGAGGATAGACAGAGGCGTCTTAAAGAAATGCAGATTTTTGAACCGCTGCATAGCATGATTGCGCATGGGAGAGGGTGAAGAACTGGGCCTCTGCATCAGAAGCGTAGACCTTACCCCACAACAGTTTATAGAAGTGGCTAAGCGTGCTGAGGAGCTGGGGTATAGCTCGCTGTGGATGACGGAGGAAATGTCGAGGGCCTCACCGATAACGCTCGCCGCAGCCGCTCTACACACCAAGCGAATAAAACTCGGAGCAGCCATTCTCAACATCTTCGCACGAACACCCATGGCTACGGCGATGGAGGCAGCCACACTTCAAGAGCTTTCACAGAACCGTTTTATCCTAGGCCTCGGCGTAGGCGGGCCTGACATTTCCCGAAAGGGACATGGAGCAGACATATCAAACCCTGTTCAAAAAATGTCTGAATACATAGAGATAGTCAGAAAATTTCTCACTGGAGAGCGGCTCAACTACGCTGGCAGACACTACCGCGTCGACGGTGTTCGTCTCTGGATAAAGCAGCCGAGGCCAACCGAAATATATCTAGCGGCCCTCAACCCTCAAATGCTCACTCTCGCAGGAGCAAAAGCAGACGGCCTGATACTCAACCTCTTCGACCCCCGCGCAGCAGAATACGTCCACAAAGCGATAAACAAAGGCCTCAAAAACTCACATGACCAGAATAGACCCTTCAAGAAATTCTCATTCGTACTGGCTGCGGCGTCGAGCGAACCAGAATATTTCTCCGCCTTGAAGAGATCTGTTGCCTTCTACCTTAGTTCACCTGCTTACAGGAGAATAATGCGTGAAGCCGGCCACGGCGAAGCTGTTGAAAGGTTTGCCACAGTATTGGAAACTCGTGGACGAGAGGCGGCGGTCGAGACAATAGACGATGATGTTGTTGAAAGTGTTTCGGTTATCTGTGACAGGGATGTCTCCGATCAGCTTGAGAGATACCGTAAAGCAGGAGTCACACCTCTAATTTATCCGCAGCCTCGTCCAGGCAACGAGTACCAAGACATACTATCCATCCTCGCAGCGGCCATAGAGTAAATCATTTAAATGATAGAACACTATCTTATTGCGGCATGTCTTCGAATGGTTTAGTCGGGCTCTTCGAGGAATTCAAAAACTTGGGCAAGTTTGAACTCGGTGGCAAAGGCTATGGCCTTGTGCAGATGAGCGCGATTGGATTACCTGTTCCCCCGGGGATTATTATTCTAACCACGGCTTGCAAGATGTATTATCGTGAGGGTGGAAGGATTCCGGAAGGGTTGTTTGAGGAGCTGATGGAAAAGCTGAGAATTTTGGAGAAAAAAGTGGGGAAAAGGCTGGGAGACCCCAGTAACCCTCTTCTCCTATCCGTGAGGTCTGGCGCTCCTTACTCGATGCCGGGAATGATGGATACAATTCTCAACCTCGGCATCAACGACGCCGTTGCCGAGGGATTGGCTAAATTAACCGGTGACCGGCGGTTTGCCTACGACGCATACAGACGTTTCATCCAGATGTTCGCCCGCATCGCCATGGGTGTAAAAACCGACAGATTCGAAAAAATTCTTGAAGAGACGAAGCAGAGGCTAGGCGTAAGGTTCGACATAGAGATTCCCGCGGAGGAGTTGCGGAAAATTGTTGAAGAGTTTAAACGCATAGTCAAAGAGGAGACTGGGAGGGAGCTGCCTCAAGACCCCTCGGAACAGCTTAAGATGGCTGTCGAAGCGGTGTTCAAGTCCTGGAACAATCCACGAGCAATCGAGTATAGAAAGTTCTACAAAATACCTGACGACCTTGGCACAGCAGTCAACATCCAGATGATGGTTTTCGGCAACCTTGGCGAAAACTCCGGCACCGGCGTCGGCTTCACACGCGACCCTTCAACAGGTGAGAAAAAGCTCTTCGGAGAATACTTGCCAAAGGCGCAGGGCGAGGATGTGGTCGCTGGAATAAGAACGCCCTATCCACTCTCACAGGTTGAGCCGCAGCTTTATCGGCAGCTATTGGAGATGGCTGAGAAACTTGAGAAACACTTCCGAGACATGCAGGATTTCGAATTTACGGTGGAGAACGGAAAACTCTATCTCCTACAGACAAGAAACGGGAAGAGAACAGCGCAGGCCGCGGTCAAGATAGCTGTTGACATGTTTGAAGAGGGGCTGATAACTGCTGAGGAGGCTCTGTTAAGGGTGGAGCCGAAGGAGCTTAACCAGCTTCTTCACCGACGAATCGACGCATCGTTCAAGGGGAAACCCATAGCAAAAGGCCTCAACGCCTCGCCCGGAGCCGCGACAGGCAAAGTGGTCTTCGACACCGATGAGGCCGCGGAAAGAGGTAACAAGGGAGAGAAAGTTATCCTTGTGAGGCCTGAGACAACCCCCGAGGACATCAAAGGGATTATTGCAGCGCAGGGGGTTTTGACATCACGTGGAGGAATGACGAGCCATGCAGCCGTTGTGGCCCGTGGAATGGGCAAGCCAGCTGTCGTGGGATGTGAAAGCATCAAGATAAACATGGATGAACAATTGTTTGTAACGGCTGATGGGGTGACTGTGCGACACGATGATGTGATAACGATAGATGGCTCGACGGGCAACGTCTACCTCGGAGAGGCTCCCACCACAGAGCCTGAGATGACCGGGGAACTCAACAAGCTTCTCAGTCTTGCAGACCGTTTCAGGAGGCTTGGTGTAAGAGCTAACGCAGACACACCCGAGGCAGCCGCCAGGGCGAGGTCTTTCGGCGCGGAGGGCATAGGGCTCTGCAGAACCGAGCGGATGTTCAACGCCCCCGAGAGGCTACCTATTGTCCGCGAAATGATAATGGCTGAAACATCTGAAGAACGACGGCGGGCTCTTGAGAAGCTTCTCCCATTCCAAGTCGGCGACTTCATAGGCATATTCACCGCGATGAAGGGGCTGCCTGTGACGGTGCGTCTGCTCGACCTGCCTCTACACGAATTCCTTCCACCGGCCGAGGAGATACTGAAGGAGATGTTTGAGCTTGTCCAAAAGCCGGGAAACGAGAAGGAAATCGCAGCTAGACAGGAGCTTCTCAGGAAGGTTCTGGCACTCAAGGAGCATAACCCGATGCTGGGGCATCGTGGATGCCGACTGGCCATACGGTATCCAGAGATTTATGAGATGCAGGTGCGTGCGATACTGACAGCCGCCATAGAGGTTCGGAGACGACACGGCGAGACAGCGAAAATCCAAATCATGCTACCGCTGGTAAGCGAGAAGAACGAGCTCGCATATCTGCGAAAAATAATCGAGGAAACGGCTGAGAAGCTGTTCAAAGAGCTTGGCGAGAGAATTGACTACAAGGTGGGCACGATGATTGAGACGCCGAGAGCGGCTTTGACGGCAGCGGAGATAGCTGAGGTCGCAGACTTCTTCTCATTTGGTACCAACGACCTCACCCAGACGACCTATGGCTTCAGCAGAGACGACGCAGAGGCCAAGTTCATGGCAGACTATCTCGAGAAAAACATCGTGAAACACAACCCCTTCGAATCCATCGACACCCGTGGAGTAGGCAGGCTTGTTGAAATGGCTACAGCCGAGGGAAAAAAGGCCAACCCCCACCTCGAAGTGGGCATCTGTGGAGAACACGGAGGCGACCCGGACAGCGTCAAATTCTTCCACAAAGCAGGCCTCGACTACGTTAGCGCCTCACCATATAGAGTGCCCATAGCTCGGCTTGCCGCTGCACAGGCCGCCGTCGGCGAAGGCGTAAAAATCGCGGCCACCGTTTAGACGGTTTCAAACTCTTTTTGACGTGCCTCTCCTTGAACTAATCTATAGCGTGCCAAGTTTCCGCTCCCCGTTCTCTCCAGCCACCCTCTCTCGGCGAGCCTAGCCAAATAGGTGGAAGCGGTGCTGAGGGGGATTGGTTCACGGAACTCATACTGGTAGGCCTCCGCTATTTCGCGGGAAGTGAAGAAAGAGTAGGGGAAATGCTTCTCTATGACGCTCATTAGCTTGGTTAGTTTGTTGCCGCGGATGTTTTCACCCTGTTCAGGTGCTCCGCTCACGAGTTCGAGAAAATCAGCAAGCTGGTAGAGCTTCTCCCGCGTGAGAGAGCCCTCAAACGTTATGGCTATCTTATCCCCGTCGCCTGTCTCCATCTCAAACTTGACCTTCTTTCTCCGCGGCGCCAACTCAGCCAAACCCCGCTAACTAGCGCCGGCTTTTATCCGTTGGATGGCCAAAGCCCCCCTTCATAATCTCCTGTAATCACCTCAACAATACCACGGTCATACAGTACAAGAATATATTCACCTGTTCACCACTTGACGGCATGAGCGAATCGCAGCCTACCTTCAAGCTAACCCTACCATCGGCAGACTACTTCGCATCCATCGTGAAAGCCATCTCAGCTGTAGTGGATGAAGGCTCCTTCACAGCCGATAGCGAGTCTCTCAAGCTCACGGGAATGGACCCCGCACACGTTAGCCTCGTCAACTTTGTTTTCAACCGTGAAGCGGCGGAGGAATATGTCTGCGAGAAACCGGTTGAGATCAAGGTTAACATTTCTTCGCTCTACAAGTTTTTGAAGAGGGCTGGAAACGAATCTCTAACTATCGAGTATGATGAGGATAACAAGCGTCTCACAATTGTGTTCGTAAACACAGCCGCACGCAAGGAAAGGAGGTTCGTGATGAGCACACTTGAGCCGGGCGCGGGGCCGACACCAATTCCCAAGCTCACCTTCGATGCAAAATGCAGAGTCGACACCGCGGCGTTCTACGAGGCAGTAGACGACGCAACCATCGTCAGCGACTACGCGCGAATCATCATCAGGCCAAACGAGCTGGTCATATCGAGTAAAAGCGATGTCCAGACTCATGTTACACGGCTCGAGAAAGACGGCAGCCTCGTCCACGAAATCTCTACGGACAAAGAGGTCTCAGCCAGCTTCAGCCTCGCCTACCTCGAGAAAATAATGTCAGCCAGCAAAACGCTCTCCGACGAAACAGGAATAGAACTCTCAACAAACAAGCCGATCAAACTCAGCTTCCCCCTCACAGGCGGCAAAATAGAATTCCTGATAGCCCCCCGCCTCGAATAAACATATTATACAACCCTCAGAAAAGTAAAACAGGGGCCGTGGTCCAGCTTGGTCTAAGATGCGCGGCTCGGGCCCGCGAGGTCGTGGGTTCAAATCCCACCGGCCCCACAGCCGGGGCTGCAGCGTGTCTTTGTTGTCTCGGTAACCTTTTTAGATTGGATTTTGATAGAGTCACTTGTTCATGGGTTTTGTATACGACGGCGTCATCGACTCGTTGAAGCTGACGGTGGAGAAGCACTTCAACGTGGCGAACACGTATTTTG
The sequence above is drawn from the Candidatus Caldarchaeum subterraneum genome and encodes:
- a CDS encoding FMN-dependent monooxygenase, which gives rise to MRMGEGEELGLCIRSVDLTPQQFIEVAKRAEELGYSSLWMTEEMSRASPITLAAAALHTKRIKLGAAILNIFARTPMATAMEAATLQELSQNRFILGLGVGGPDISRKGHGADISNPVQKMSEYIEIVRKFLTGERLNYAGRHYRVDGVRLWIKQPRPTEIYLAALNPQMLTLAGAKADGLILNLFDPRAAEYVHKAINKGLKNSHDQNRPFKKFSFVLAAASSEPEYFSALKRSVAFYLSSPAYRRIMREAGHGEAVERFATVLETRGREAAVETIDDDVVESVSVICDRDVSDQLERYRKAGVTPLIYPQPRPGNEYQDILSILAAAIE
- a CDS encoding ribosomal-protein-alanine N-acetyltransferase, with protein sequence MQQASKQGDIDVVFRNVTQTDLIDVMNINRLCLPENYTYSFFDELAKDYPKAFWVAEVGDKLVGYIMCRVERVFSKIDFLKIRRAGHIVSVAVLPNYRNRGIGEQLIRRALYSLANDYGCEEAFLEVRVSNHVAIKLYRKIGFVVKEVQRRYYADGEDAYVMVVKLPLTG
- a CDS encoding thioesterase superfamily protein — translated: MFSSISNTVTESRFFVMPHDSNAIGRLHGGVLMEWMVSAAALCGVRFSKGEVVLAALDDLFFMNPVSVGDMVVVKAWVEYSGHSSMEVGVSAYAYPRIVGEPMLTTTSHMVFVAVDRTGSPRPLPTKIKPTKEEEQLYSLAEKRAEKRRKMLSDRKAMSLDISEYGPDARFRMKSSHLVASSDATMGGIMSGGKLLHLLDEMAGAVAISYARTVAVTGAVDSTSFHYPIRQGSIVDVELVLTGVGRSSAEVAAKVITENPSSGVRRHAATTFFTMVAVDSAGKPVPMPPFEPSNEGEEKRLREMRTRREDRQRRLKEMQIFEPLHSMIAHGRG
- a CDS encoding nucleotidyl transferase, with translation MKAVLLSGGYGKRLKPLTESLPKPLLEVAGKPIIVWQIEWLKKHGIDEFIVCVGYLREKIIETLGSGHRLGVKIGYSVEDEPLGTGGALKNAEHLLKSDKVFLVLNGDVLTTLNPLKLIDSLGSSIACMALTRLPSPYGIVEFDRETRLVKRFEEKPRLPNYINAGVYAFTADVLSYLPEQGDLEKQTFPRLVEKKALMAVLYEDDDWISIDSHKDLEEAKRVVAKFSQLKEASQP
- a CDS encoding metallophosphoesterase; the encoded protein is MRRRDVITSIMLAGSAAFFITDNSQRLDKTVIDIGLGAKAVFLPDLHIHSENIQTSQLLSVLDREEPDAVVLGGDMVDELTTDLGYVRRFLSELPGSEKFFVLGNHDYWSGYDEWLRENLRAMGYREVRSVAESRYLGKIHGIDWRDNRSYEPFKANGLVFAHDPHVADSVSGDCLIFAGHTHGGIVINGVTLLSNSRYTRGWYSWGNKRLYVSRGLGQMLAYRPTSPRELVVLV
- a CDS encoding conserved hypothetical protein (acetyl/acyl transferase related protein) translates to MSGFISPRSRIKGTVSPNAYVFGATEIGEATFVDDMVTIGFPSRHRLLQAIEKRIAGNNSVMEDASLGSFIGPGCLIRRGCIIYDEVIIEGDVELGHNVLIRSGTMIRAGSRIGSGSMLDGTVLVGRGVNIQSNVYIPHLTKIMDNVFIGPNVVMTNDPYPVGSPLKGPTIATGAIIGAGAVILPGVEVGEGAVVGAGSVVTRNVPPRVVVFGNPAKYAYDVDEYNRKKQAYLKK
- a CDS encoding transcription initiation factor TFIIB, with translation MVRKTWKEVALCPECGNEMLVTDQRTGEITCSVCGFVIQEKDVDMGPEWRNLEDEEGSRSRVGAPLSPMYRDHGLSTVIEGVDEDASGRKLSKETREKMIRLKKLDATSQINSSETRNLQQAVNILQIYVDKLRLSQTVAERAMLIYRRALRAGLVRGRSIKSIMAAATYAACRMLGTPRDLREFERSYPAVKRKTIAQGYRLLLKHLGLKVPVADPSIYVNKIAAKVGLDQRTVQEAIRLLNEAVKRKATVGKDPVGIAAAALYMACQETTQNLTQKDIAKAAGVTEVTVRNRFKGLKDVLETVAA
- a CDS encoding translation initiation factor SUI1; amino-acid sequence: MAEICATCGLPKSICVCETISREQQRVKIKLELRKWNKPTTVIEGLNGSKKDLQEIASKLKSTLACGGVVKDGVILLQGDHRERVRKALVDLGLSEENIEVI
- a CDS encoding cysteinyl-tRNA synthetase → MIKIFNTYSRSLEVFEPHLPGHVTMYVCGPTVYDVAHLGHARTYVAFDAVIRFLEFMGYRVKYARNVTDVGHLRETGEDRMIVGAERLRKHPMEVADKYMMEFFRDMDALGIRRPDIQPRASMHIPEIIEAVEKLVDKGYGYVIDGSVYFDISKFPDYGKLSNIKPEELLMHRIDPDPRKKHPADFALWKESPPSYPFSWKTPWGRGFPGWHIECSIMSMKYLGEQIDIHGGGQELIFPHHENEIAQSEALTGKKPFVKYWMHTGELTVGGRGMHKSYGNFITIQDALKTYPSDVLRLFILSAHYRTPLDYSEKAMEQAAENFDKITNFYENLSLIAEEDRDKPRDPSLDELGDVFKQSFIEAMSEDFNTPNALAIVYDFMKKVNTRLDDIGHEQAAHLRQLFLETCRVLGLLQKIERRSSAAEVMEFVKTLVEVRRELRKRGMYDLADRIRNMLAERGIVVEDTKEGERIRIVR